CGCTCCACCAGTTCCACAAAGGCGGGGCCATCGGACCCTTCGCGGGCCGCTTCTGCCGCCAATTGCTCGTCGGTGTATTGATGAACATCGATCACAATCAATCCTACGACGAGCAACTGGTCCAGAGCCCTGCTCGCAGCGCTTCCTTGCACCTGGTACGAATATGAGTAGCCAACGCGAACTGCTGGCGTCACAAAGACTTAGCCGCTAAGTGGAGACAATCCGTTTTCTACGGGCGCAAACGCATTTGCGGCATAGACATAGGCTCGGGCCTTGCCCAGGCGATCAATCGAATCACAATTTGGCCGGGCGGGTCAAGAGCGGTTAACGCCGCGATTAGCAGTACGCCAGAAACTGCTACCACTTCAGGCCGAATTTATCGCCCATCGGCGAGCGGCCCAGTCCGCCTTGCAGGGGCACTTTGCGCAGTTTTTTCTTGGGTGGCGCGGCGGGAGAATCATCTGCGGCAGTGGAAGATTCACCCGCGCCAGAATCCGCTTTCTTTTGCTGCGGCGGCTCCGGCGGCGGGCCGAGCACTTTGATCGACAAACTAATCCGCTGATTTTCCGCATCGACCGACAGCACTTTCGCTTCCACTTGCTGCCCTTCCTGCACCACATCGGCCACGCGATGCACGCGCTTGTAGGACAATTCCGAAATGTGCACCAACCCTTCCACCCCCGGCTCCAGTTTCACAAACGCGCCGAAATCCATAATCCGCGACACCGTGCCGGTGATTTTGCTGGTGACCGTATATTTGGCCGGCACTTTGGCCCACGGGCTTTCGAACAAATCGCGATAAGCCAGGCTGATTTTGTGTGTCTCGGGGTCGAGCTTCTGAATTTTCACTTTCACTTTTTGGCCGACGGTAAGCACTTCGCTGGGATGCTTGACGCGATCCCAACTCATTTGGCTGACGTGAATCATCCCGTCGATGCCGCCCAAATCGACGAAGGCGCCGAAATCGCGAATGTTGCGCACGGTGCCTTCGCGCACCTGGCCCACTTCCAACTGCGCGAGAAGTTGTTGCTTGGCTGCTTCCTGATCGCGCTCCAAAACGGCGCGGCGGCTAAGCACCAAATTCCGCCGATCCTGATTCGCTTCCACCACCACGCACTGCAAAGTTTGCCCCACAAACTCTTCAAAGTTTTCCACGCGGTAAATAGAAATTTGCCCGGCCGGAATGAAACCGCGAATTTTGTTCACTTCGCATTCCAGTCCGCCTTTGTTGTGGCCGGTAATGCGAGCTTCCACCGTAATTCCCTCGGCAATGTCGGTCCAATCTCCCACCTGCACGCTGGCTCCCACCGGCGTGAGCTCGTACAAGCCGTCGTCCGCATTGAAACGGTTGACGACAACTTCCAGTGCATCGCCAACATTCGGTTCTTGTGCCAAGGTATGCAGTGTCAGCACGCCTTGATTGCGGCCGCCGAGCTCGACAAACACGTTGTCGCGAAAAATCCGCGCTACGTGTCCTGTGTGTCGCGATTCCGATTCCAGCGGCTCGCCCGCCACAGCGCCGGCGGCAGAACCCGTTTCGGCGGCGATCAGTTCCTCCAGCGATTGCTCGCCGAGCGCCGCTTGCAGCTCCGCTTCCAAATCGGGCGAAAGCTCGGCCCGCAAATTGGGTAGTTCGACTTTTTCGACCGGCATGGAATGAATTTCGAACTTCGATTTTTTCGGCGCGACCTTGAGCTTGGGCGCCGGAGCTGCCTCTCCTGCTTCCGCGGCCTCCGCTTTGGCGCGCGTTTGCCCACCGGCAGGCTTCGGCGATACAGGGCGAGCGGGATATTGCTCGTGCGACGGCGGGCGCTGGGTCGCTGGACTTTGTC
This genomic window from Pirellulales bacterium contains:
- a CDS encoding S1 RNA-binding domain-containing protein, with product MTVDSHAASPSPESEGVSPTHSEATPIPDATAAATENQSAAGSSSEVAAATSGEESAEASKPRIKIGTQRPGVAVPRVEPRAKVAFRTPVGQSPATQRPPSHEQYPARPVSPKPAGGQTRAKAEAAEAGEAAPAPKLKVAPKKSKFEIHSMPVEKVELPNLRAELSPDLEAELQAALGEQSLEELIAAETGSAAGAVAGEPLESESRHTGHVARIFRDNVFVELGGRNQGVLTLHTLAQEPNVGDALEVVVNRFNADDGLYELTPVGASVQVGDWTDIAEGITVEARITGHNKGGLECEVNKIRGFIPAGQISIYRVENFEEFVGQTLQCVVVEANQDRRNLVLSRRAVLERDQEAAKQQLLAQLEVGQVREGTVRNIRDFGAFVDLGGIDGMIHVSQMSWDRVKHPSEVLTVGQKVKVKIQKLDPETHKISLAYRDLFESPWAKVPAKYTVTSKITGTVSRIMDFGAFVKLEPGVEGLVHISELSYKRVHRVADVVQEGQQVEAKVLSVDAENQRISLSIKVLGPPPEPPQQKKADSGAGESSTAADDSPAAPPKKKLRKVPLQGGLGRSPMGDKFGLKW